ATACATACAGAAAATTTTTGATTAATTACAAAACTAGATGTTATGTTATTTGGGATTGTTTCCTTGAAGACGAACTATGAAATCCTTTTTAAGCTGCTGTTGCTGTTGCTGTTGCTATTGTGTATGTTAAACTAAATTTTAAGGTTTTGAAAATAAGTACTTTAATTTTTCTTTAAATTTTAAACAATAAAAAAGTCCAATGATAAAATTGGACTTTTTAGAAAGGGGATTTCTGGGGATTTTTTAAAAGAATAACAAATATTGAAGATTATAAACTAAAAAAATAATACTTAGGGAATACTAAATCTTTAATTTGTTGAGTTCTAATTAAAACGATAATCACATTAATTAGAGTTCTTAACAGAATCCTCAATATTTGATAATTTTTGAAGGATGTCTTGAGACAATTCCTCAAATTCTTTTTTAACTATGTTTTTTATATGAAGTTCTATAGGGGATTCAACTTCTTTGGGGGCATAGTTATCTTTTTGTTCTCCAACACCAGTTAATAACCACATTGGATCTATGTTCTCTATCTTATCTATTATAGCGAGTAATATGGCTTCGTTTGGTTTTTTAGTGTAGTTTACAACTGCACTAACTAACTGCTGAGAGATCCCTAAGATTTCCGAAAACTGCCTTTGATTTAATCCAGTTTCTTTAAAAATCTTTATTACTCTGTCTGATCTTTCTTTATCTTCTTTTTTCATAATCTTGGGGGTACTACAAATATAGTAAATATTTACCACAAATAATGATTATTTTAAAATAATTTTTTATTTATTTTTTAAAGCTTCTATAATTTCACTCTTTTTCCTTGAAGATACTGGGATATTTGAAGAATCATTTAATAATAAATAACCTCCATCAGACTTTATAAATTCTTTGATATAGTTTTTATTTACTAAATGACTTTGATGAACTCTTAAAAAATTAATTTCTTTAAGAATATCTGCATAATATTTTAATGTTTTTGATACTAGAATTTTTGATGTATCTTTTAGATAAAACGTGGTGTAGTTATTATCGGCTTTACAACGAATAATATCTTTTATATCTACTACGATAATTTTTTCTGAAGTATGTAATGAAAGCCTTTCTGGTTTATTGTTAGGTTCTGTAACTAATTGTTTTAAGACTTTTAATTGATCTTTTTTTGGTTGAATTTGATTTTTAGCTTTCTCTATGGCAGTCGATAATTCCTCAATAGCATAGGGCTTTAAGATATAATCAATAGCAGCGAATTTAAAAGCTTTAATAGCATATTCATCACTTGCTGTTACAAATATTATTTTAGCGTTTAAGTTTGGTACAATTTCTAAAATATCAAATCCAGTGCCATCTCCTAACATAATATCTAAAAACAAAATATCTGGCTGTTGCTTTTGTAATAACTTAGAAGCTTCTACAACACTTGCAGCTCTTCCTATGATTTCTATGGATGGATGATACCTTTCAATATCATTGCATAACATTTCTAATGCTTCTGGAATATCATCTACCACAAATGATGTAATTTTACTCATAGTTTAGTTTTTTTAATTATATCAACTTTATTAATAATCGGTTTTTAGAGGAATTCTAAAACTTACTTTGGTTCCTTTTACTTTGGTATCCTCTATAATTTCATCAATTTTAAAGTTACTTTTATTAGATACTATATGCAATCTTTCTTTTGTAACATTTAAAGCAACAGATTTATAGTCGGTAACTGTTTTACGTTTTTTAGATTGATGAATACCAATTCCATTATCAATAATAACACATTCTAAAAAAC
The DNA window shown above is from Polaribacter sp. Hel_I_88 and carries:
- a CDS encoding helix-turn-helix domain-containing protein, with product MKKEDKERSDRVIKIFKETGLNQRQFSEILGISQQLVSAVVNYTKKPNEAILLAIIDKIENIDPMWLLTGVGEQKDNYAPKEVESPIELHIKNIVKKEFEELSQDILQKLSNIEDSVKNSN
- a CDS encoding LytTR family DNA-binding domain-containing protein: MSKITSFVVDDIPEALEMLCNDIERYHPSIEIIGRAASVVEASKLLQKQQPDILFLDIMLGDGTGFDILEIVPNLNAKIIFVTASDEYAIKAFKFAAIDYILKPYAIEELSTAIEKAKNQIQPKKDQLKVLKQLVTEPNNKPERLSLHTSEKIIVVDIKDIIRCKADNNYTTFYLKDTSKILVSKTLKYYADILKEINFLRVHQSHLVNKNYIKEFIKSDGGYLLLNDSSNIPVSSRKKSEIIEALKNK